The genomic stretch GGTCGATTCTACCATGAATGCAAGAAACTGCTCGTCAAATGGTTGGATCGTCGAGGGAGAAGAGGGAGTATGTCCTGGGAAGGTTTTGAGAAACTGCTTGAGAGGTTTCCGCTTCCATCCCCCCGAATTATGGTAAACTTGTTCGCATCTCGGTGAAAATACAGATGAGGAGCCGTGTGCGTAAATAGCGCCAGCACGGTTCTGAGAGGGGCCGGCGACAATGGCGGAAGAAGGGTGATTCGGCATCGATTCGTAGTAGCCGCGTGCGGCAAGGCGTCTCGTGCTCAAGTTCATGTGAATCGTACCCATCGACCAATAGAGAAAACCGGTCTACTCGACAGGGGAGTAGGAAGATCGGATCATGCAATATTGACGACTTCGCAAAAAGGCCGGATACTGCGTCGTGCTGCATCCCTTGTCGTTGCGGCGTACGTCTAAGTACGCCTCCTCCTCAGGATTTGCACTCCTTGTCTGCGGCCTTTTTTCGAAGCCGTCTATTTGATGGACTTTTTGCGAGTCCATCAATATTCCAAAGAGCGTAACGAGGCGGTACCCAAGAAAATGATGCCGCACCTCAACCGGTCGGTCGCCGACCATCGACGATCACCCGCCTCCATAGGTCAGGGCTTACAAACAGGATGACCCACACTGGTGTCTCAAACAGGCCGAAAGGATCGGCCCCCATTGCCTCGAGGTCGTTCGGCGACTCCTTGAAGATTCAATCGTCGATCGCCTTCGGGCAGCGCAGTGTGTGGTCGGGCTTGAAGCAAGGGTCGGCGCCAGCCGACTGGAAGCCGCCTGTACCAGGGCGCTTCATTTCAATACAACGGCATACCGGATGATCAAGAGCATTCTCAGGCAGGGACTCGATAGCAAACGGATCGACGAGCAACCCCATGTGATCGAGTTTCCGTCAGCCTACCGCGGAGCAGGCCGGTTTCTTCGCCATCCGCTTCATCAGCAAGGAGGCAAGCCATGAATCCGATGCCCGATTTAGCTCCGATGCTAAAGCAACTTCGGCTCTCCGGTATCCTGGACAGCCTGAATACCAGAAACCGACAAGCCATCGAGGGAAAACTCACCCACATGGAGTTTCTTTCCCTCATCATCACAGACGAAATCGCCCGCCGGAACCAGAAGAAGCTCGAAGCGGCATTCCGAAGGGCCAACTTCCGCAACCAGAAGACGATCGAAGAGTTCGACTTCTCGTTTAACCCGCTCATCAACCGCTCGCTGATCATGGAGCTTTGCTCCTGCAGGTTCATGACGGAGAGGGTCAGTGTTTTCATCATCGGTCCATGCGGAACCGGCAAAAGCCACCTGGCTCAGGCTCTGGGGCATTGCGCCATCCGAAACGGATTCAACGTGCTCTTTACGACGGCATCGAAACTGCTCGCACAATTGAGCGCATCCCAGGAACCTTCTTTGCAAGTGACAAGCAAGATAGTCCACCGAAATTGTGATAGCAGGCAATTAAGGGCTTCTCATTCCAGAAGACCATTATGAAATACGAAGATCAAGGTATGGACCGGGTCCGAAAACGGCTTTTCGATCAGCCCTGGGTGACTCCATTAGGGTGATCATTGTCCATCAACAAATCTACAGACGGGATACCGTAAATGGATGCGAATTCTATCTATACAAGAAATATTATGGCAGATGTAATTGCCAAATATGGATTTGAAATTGGCGAATTTACTTATGGCAAACCGGTTATTCGTTGGTGGGGTGAGAAAGTAAAGCTGAAGATTGGACGCTATTGCTCAATTGCAGACAATGTAAAAATATATCTAGGTGGCAACCATCGGTATGATTGGGTAACAACCTATCCCTTCCCTTCGCCGCCGATGAATCAAGACTGGCCTAACGCCAATCATCGAGGCTTGCCGATCTTGCCTTCCACCAATGGAGATGTAGTGATAGGTAACGATGTTTGGCTTGGAGACGACAGTACGATCATGTCTGGTTTGACCATCGGTGATGGTGCTGTGGTTGCCGCTAGGGCAGTTGTGACTAAGGATGTTCCACCCTATGCAATTGTGGGAGGTAACCCGGCGCGTTTGATTCGAAAGCGGTTTTCAGATGAGTTCATTGCTATGCTTCTTGAACTGAAGTGGTGGAATTGGCATACAGACAAAATAAATGAATATATGCCATATTTATGTTCAGGGGATGTAATGGAACTATACACACGTGTAAAAAGTGCGATGTCCGCGGGTCTTGAATTTTCAGCCGGGACCGACCGTGGCAACTCGTTTACCGGTGAAAGGGCCATGCCTTTGGCACCCAATATGGATCCGCAGATTATGCAGGAGCATTGGGCTAGATATCGTCATGTGTCTCCAATGGTTGCTGACAAGCGCGTGTTGGATGTGGCTTGCGGGACTGGATACGGGTCAGATTTGCTGGCCGAAACTGCCAGACATGTGATAGGTGGCGATATTTCACCAGAAGCGATAGCATACTGCCGGGATAACTACCGGCGTGATAATCTGAAGTTCGAAGTTTTGGATATCAGAAACATTCCCTATCCTGATAAATCGTTTGAAATGGTGATCAGTTTTGAAACGTTGGAACATATCACCGAGGGAGAGATGTTTTTGATGGAGGTGACACGGTTACTGACTGATGATGGCATATTCGTTGTATCTACACCTCTGGGGGGACCAGTCGGCAACCCGTATCATGTTGCTTATTATCAAAAGGGCACATTTGCATCCTATCTACTTGGTTTTTTTGAGGATGTTAAACTCTTGTTTCAACGTGATGATCAATTTAGCGAGGAAACTAAATCTCCATATTATGCGCCAACTTTTACCGGGGAATATGCTCTTGCGTTTTGCAGAAAACCCAGGCAGCGCATACAAGGGCTTATCTCGATCATCATCCTCACCCACAATCAGCTTGAACACACCAAACTTTGCCTGCAAAGTATCATAGAGTACACGCCCCAACCCTACGAACTGATTCTCGTGGATAATGGTTCAACTGACGGGACAATTGCCTATTTTCGCAAATTTATGAATTCTCATAATAACGTGCGAGTGATTGCCAATAAAGAGAATTTGGGTTTTGCTGCCGGCAACAATCAAGGACTCGCCTTTGCCAACGGTACTTACGTGCTGCTGCTTAACAATGATACTGTGGTGACCGAAGGCTGGCTTGCTCGTATGTTATCAGTATTTGAACGGTATTTAGAAGTAGGTATCGTCGGGCCAGTGTCTAATTATGTTACAGGACCACAACAAGTCGATAGGGCTTCCTACCAAAGCCTTGAAGAAATGCATCACTTTGCCAAACAATGGTCTGCTGAACATGTGGGACAAACAATGGAGGTACGAAGGCTTGTGGGATTCTGCTTACTGTGCAAACGTGAAGTTATTGACCGAATCGGCGGATTGGACGAACAATTTGGTATTGGTAATTTTGAAGATGACGATTTTTGTGTACGAGCTGCAGCAGCCGGTTACAAAGCCCGAATTGCGATAGATGCTTTCATTCATCATACAGGAAGTCAAACATTCAGAGGTGCAGGGATTGATTGTCAGCAAACAGGGGAGCGTAATTGGGAATTATTCAAGAAAAAATGGAAGTTACCACAAAATTTACCCTTTAGCGTTAACTATACCCTTGATCTCGATACAAGAGATTTATCGCAATATTATATTCCGGTAAAAGCGCGAGCTGGCATACCTCAGTTAAAAGAAATCCCTACTCTGACTCATTCCGCATTCAAAGAGAAAATGACATCGATCATCATACCGGTGCGGTCGGTTCATCTAAATGAATGCGTCTCATTCATAAATAAACATACGAATCAACCGCATGAAATTATATTCCTTGAACATGACGCAGCACCCAAATTGAAAAAACAGATCACCAAAGCCATAAAATGGAATAACAATTATAAATGTATCAAGATCGACAAGAAGCTTGATTTTGCCCACTCTCTTAACGAAGGCATTAATAAATCCATAGGTGAATATATTGTAATCTTGTTTGATGACGTTTTCGTTTCCGAGGAATGGCTTTCAGATATGCTTGAATGCCTTCAAAGCGATAAGAATATAGGCATTGTCGGTGTGATGTCCGATGAGGCATCGAGTCAGCAAAAAGTGGAGGACATTGATTTAAGAACACTGGAAAGTCGATTATCTTTCAGGAAAATAAATCGGAATAAAAGGATAACTATTAGAATTCCTGATGGTTTTTGCATGCTCTTCAGACGCGATATGCTGGTTCGAATCGGACTATTTGATGAGATTTTTGGTGGAAACAAACATATGTTTGACGATCTTTGCGTAAGAGCGGTGCTTGAGGGGTATACTAACGTCATTGCACGGAATGTATTCGTACAAAACAAGGGGGGCATCAACAGGCTGTTGTCCCAAGAAACAACTTTATTTGATGAAAAATGGAGGAACTTGGATAAGCCAACTCCTCTGGCGGAAAAAGCATTGATTGAAAAACAAATAAATGCCATTTATAAATATTTTAAGGGGCTACATTTCCACAGTCCGACCATAAACCTTCTTTTTACACAATCGGTAGATCCCCGCATTCTGCGTGATCTGTCCGATCTTCCACGACTAAAAATGTACATTTTGCACAAAGGTTCACAGATTCCTGCTGAAAGCATTGCGCTGTTTTATAATACGGATGTTGTAGACAGACTCCAGAACATAACCGAACCGAACATCCGAAATGTTCAGGGTGTTTGGGATGCCGTCGTGCTGACTGGCGCGGATATGGCGCCGGAAACGATGGAAGCATTTCTGACGATGACCAACTTCAAGCTGCTGATAATTGCGGATGGTCTTTCGGCTCAAAACACGGAGCAGCGCACCCAAGCCATCGATTTTCTGAGTCAAACCGGATTTGAGGCAATCTGCGATAAGCCGCTTGCCTATCGCTGGAACCAAAAGAGTATTTGCGGCGAATATTTCTTTGCCAAAAACAGGTTGGCCGATGCCATTCGGTTGTTTGAATGGGCGCTTCTCGACAACCCCGCCGATGAAGACGCCCTGAACAATCTGGGGGTGGTCTCCTTCAATTTGCAGCGATATTCGGCTGCGGAGAATTTCTTTTTTAAGGCGGCTTCCTTCAATCGACGGAATGCGACAACCCTCGATAACCTGATTCAGCTCTACCTGTCCACAAACCGGTTGGAAGACGCGGCAGATCTGCTGCGGGAACGGGTTCTGCTGGAACCGAACCGGGGCGATCTTCTGTCCTTGCTGGCGGCATGCCTGCATCAACTTGGCCAAACGGCAGGCGCAATTGACGCTTATCGAAAGGCAAGAGAACTGGGGGCTGAACCCGATGCGGCTTTGGAAGCCGCCATTTCGGACGCCGAACGTGTTGATGCTTTACAAACTGCACCATCAACCCAACGCAATCATCACCGAATCTTGGTCATCAACAACCTGTATCCTCCCCAGGAACTGGGAGGCTACGGCCGGCTGCTCTTCGATTTCACCAATATCCTGCGCAGTCGGGGGCATTCCATCCAGGTGTTGACGTCCGACACGCCCTATTTGGGAGGAACAGATGGCGATGCGCAGGATGTGGACAGAAGCCTCGTTCTGTTTGGCGGGTGGCAGGGAGGGGTATGCAAACAAATCGAAGACAAGGGAGAAATCGTCCGAATCATTCGTCAGAACATCGAAAGACTGAATCAGGTTCTCCGGGAGTTCCAGCCCGATGTCTGCCTGTTGGGAAATATCGATTTTCTATCCAAAAATATCATCGATCCCATTTTGGCGAAAAACATACCGATTGTGCATCATCTCGGAAACCAAGCTCCCGGCTATGCAGTTTCTGATACCCCAAAAAATAAGCTCTATCATTTGGCGACAGCCAGCAATTGGCTTCGGAATGTCGTAAAGCGCTCCGGGTACCCACTAAAGGATATCAGCGTCGTGTATCCCGGTGCTCTCGTGGAAGAGTTCCGGATGCGCATTCCGCCAGCCTATGACAAGCTGCGAATTGCCTATGCCAGTATCGTTCTTCCTTACAAAGGACCCCATATACTGATCAATGCCCTGAAGAAACTGAACGATCTGGGCATCGATTTTTCCTGCTCAATTGCAGGCACATCAACGGATGAGAACTTTGTCGAACAACTTAAAAATTTTGTGGCCGCTCATGGAATGGATGATAAGATCCATTTTCTGGGCTTTCTTTCCAGAGAGGAATTGAAAAATCTCTTTGCTTGTCATAACGTTCTGGTCTTTCCATCGATCGTTAAAGAAGCTTTTGGAATCAGCCAAGTCGAGGCGATGGCTGCCGGACTTGCTGTCGTGACATCCGGCACCGGCGGAGCGAAGGAAATCGTCGAGCATGGGGTGAACGGCATCATTTTCCAGTCCGAAAACGATGAGTCCCTTGCAAGCGAATTGATCGGTCTGGCAAAAGATACGAAGCGATGGCAATCGATTGCCCAGGCGGGTCAGAAAAGGGCACTGGAAACATTCGATATCGAACGATCAGTTGATGCCCTTGAAGAATGTTTTGAAGGGCTGTTGAAAAGCAGGCGAAGGTGATGACTGCCCTTTTTGCCTATCCCAATAACTGGAAATGCTTATTTGGGCTGGCGTATTCCCGGAATCCGGATCAATAAATGCGGATCAGGTCTGATCCCGGGTTTGGTAACCCGGGTTAATAGTCGGAATGGTTCAAATCCGGGCTACCGAGGATGCAGGATTCCCTTTCAGACACGGTTGTCCGAAATGTGTTCCGGATCGGCGGGGATCTTTCCCCATTTAATCAGAATGAGAGCGCCGCACAAGGCGATGAGGCTGCTTGTCCGGAACATCCACACAAAACCCGATTGCTGATAGATATAACCCGCAATCAGGAACCCCGCAGTCATCCCCATGCCGTAACCGATCGAGTTGTTTAATGTCTGTGCGAATGTTTTGAGCCGATCCGGTGCGAAGCGATCGATGGTCAGGATACTGGCCATGTGAAACGTTCCATAGGTCAGGGCATGCAGTGACTGGCTGATCAGGATCGGTGCAGCACTGGTGAAATAGCTCAGGGCAAGCCACCGGAGCGAAGCGGCTATCAGGGCGAAAACCAATACGGATTTCAGTGAAAACCGGGAAAAGATGCGCTGGGAACCGGCCATGACGCCGATCTCACAGATGGAAGCCAGCGCCCAGCAAATGCCGATAAACGTTTTGTCATATCCCAGTGTTTCGAGGTGGATGGAAATAAAGCCGTAATACCCGCCGTGGCTGGCCAGCATGAGAAAGCCGCAGATCAGAAAAACAACGGCCCCTTTGCTGCGAAGCCCTTCGGGAATTACCAGATGTTGCGATGGGTGCAGTGGCGCGCTTGTCGCCGGGATGAGCAGGCTGGATAGCGCTTGCAGCCCGCTTCCCGCCAGAACGAGCACCAGCAGGATGTCGATCCCGATCCGGTCGAAGAGGCGACCGCAGCCCACGACAACGAGGATGAAGGCGATGGACCCCCAAAGTCTGGTTAGGCCGTATTTCTTCTTCTCTTTACCGAGGGCTTCCATGGAGAAGGTTTCCAGAAACGCGATAATCGGGCTGAAAACGATGCCGTGCAGCAGGCCGATCACGGCAAGCCACTTGAATTGCGTTGTCCAGAAATACCCCATCCAGATGACCGTTGCCCCGACGTTCATGCCGATATACAGAATGCGCCTCGCATGGAGTCGATCCGCCAGCAGACCCCATGCCATGGGTGCCACCATGATCAGGGCGGAGCGCAAGCCGGAGAGAAAGCCGATCTGGATCCCGTCGAGATGGATGTGGCTCAGATACAGGTTGAAATAGGGAAGAGTCAACCCCATGACCGCAAAGTACAGAAAGTACTGGGTCTGAAGGATGTGCTTCACCGGTTGCCGCAGGATGGATCGGAGCATGGGTTCCCTGAAAAAAGTCTGGTTCAAGCAGTATGTATACCTTGAGCGGTCATAATCTGCGCTTTTTTAACCCTCACCCAGGCCCTCTCCCGCTGGGAGATCGAGTTCACGAAAATCGGCGTTAATGACCGTTTAAGGTATAGGATGTCAGCGCAATCCCGCGATGCGCGGGATATCCGGACTTTTTGCGAAGCCGTTACGATTGAATTGGGGTTCGTTCGAGGCTGTCGATGGCTTTTTCGATCCGTTTGGCGCTGATCGGAATGGCTGTGCCCAGCTCCTGGGCGAAAAGCGACACCCGGTATTCCTCGATCCACCAGAAAAGGGTTTCAACGGAGCGACGGACCTCTTCCGCCTCGTGATTTTCAAGCCGCTTGCTGCAGGCGCTGTAACGTTCTTCCAGCCTGCGCAACTGCCGGGCTTTTGCCCTGTCTTTTTCGAAGGCCAGTGAGGCGCGCTGCGCCCGGATGCCGATGGCCCGCAGGTATCTTGGCAGCTCCTTCAGGCGATCCAGATCGCAGCGGGCGAGATAGTCTGCAGGCAGCAGCGTATGCAACCGATCGTCAAGCTCCTGGAAGAAATCCTTTGTCAGCGGGTTGATCGTCATCTGACTGCGGATCCGCTCGATGGTTTCCATGGTTTCCCGCCTGGCCTGCTCAATGCCCGAGGCTACCTCTTTGAGTTCGCTTGTAAAGCGCAGCATGTCCGGAAAGGTATCCCGGGCATGCCGTAGAAAATCCTCCCGGTTCCGGATGGGTCTGGCAAACAGGTGGGCCAGGGTCCCTTCGAAAAGCGCCGCTTCAAAGCGCATGGCCTCTGTGGACTTTTTCCCTCTGGCTGGCGATGGCATCTGGATGGCCTTCCGGAGAAAGGAAAACTCCTGGGGAAAGCGTTTGACATAGAGTGCCGCAACCCCCCGCAGGTGGCAGACCGATGCCTCTTTCCGATCCAGAAACAATTTCAGATCGACCACGGGCTCCTGCCGTTCGCCAGGATTCCATCTGGCCTGCAGCCCGGGATAGAGCAGCCAGATTTCCCCCGATGGACCCGTCACCTGGGTGGTTTCGGGAAGGTCATCGAAATCCCAGTCGCAAACATCTTCCTTTTCGATCTGCGCCCGGATTCGCTGCAGGCACTGGATGTCCATATCGCCCGGTTTCGGGGGCCGGATATCCCGGGCGGATCTGCCGCTTGAAACGACCTTCCCGTCTGCGCCGATCACTTCGATGCGGGTTTTGAGATAATCCGGAAGACTGGATTCGGACCATTCCACCGTCGGGATCGAAACATTGAATCGGTTTTCGATGAACCGGCTGAGCGAGGCAAACAGATCGCCATCCTCCCTCGGCATTTGCGCCACGATGATTTCGACGCTCTTGTTCACCGGAACAAGCTGCTTACGGTAGGTTTTGGGCAGCCCCTTGATGAGGGCTTCCACCTTGGCCTTGAAAAATCCCGGCACCATCCACCCGAGGGAGGCATGGGGCAGCCGCTCTACCTGGGAGATGGAAACGGGCACGGTCAAGCCGTCTTCCGGTTTTCCGGGATCGAACCGATAGCGGCAGGTAAGGGTGCTTTCCCCGATCTGGATGGCATCCGGGAAAAGCCGTTCCACATCCATGTCCGGCTCGTAGTTCATCATGTCGGTTTCCTGCATCCGGAGAAAATCATCCCCGCCGTTTTGCCGGATCAGG from Desulfatirhabdium butyrativorans DSM 18734 encodes the following:
- a CDS encoding MFS transporter, with product MLRSILRQPVKHILQTQYFLYFAVMGLTLPYFNLYLSHIHLDGIQIGFLSGLRSALIMVAPMAWGLLADRLHARRILYIGMNVGATVIWMGYFWTTQFKWLAVIGLLHGIVFSPIIAFLETFSMEALGKEKKKYGLTRLWGSIAFILVVVGCGRLFDRIGIDILLVLVLAGSGLQALSSLLIPATSAPLHPSQHLVIPEGLRSKGAVVFLICGFLMLASHGGYYGFISIHLETLGYDKTFIGICWALASICEIGVMAGSQRIFSRFSLKSVLVFALIAASLRWLALSYFTSAAPILISQSLHALTYGTFHMASILTIDRFAPDRLKTFAQTLNNSIGYGMGMTAGFLIAGYIYQQSGFVWMFRTSSLIALCGALILIKWGKIPADPEHISDNRV
- a CDS encoding glycosyltransferase; translated protein: MDANSIYTRNIMADVIAKYGFEIGEFTYGKPVIRWWGEKVKLKIGRYCSIADNVKIYLGGNHRYDWVTTYPFPSPPMNQDWPNANHRGLPILPSTNGDVVIGNDVWLGDDSTIMSGLTIGDGAVVAARAVVTKDVPPYAIVGGNPARLIRKRFSDEFIAMLLELKWWNWHTDKINEYMPYLCSGDVMELYTRVKSAMSAGLEFSAGTDRGNSFTGERAMPLAPNMDPQIMQEHWARYRHVSPMVADKRVLDVACGTGYGSDLLAETARHVIGGDISPEAIAYCRDNYRRDNLKFEVLDIRNIPYPDKSFEMVISFETLEHITEGEMFLMEVTRLLTDDGIFVVSTPLGGPVGNPYHVAYYQKGTFASYLLGFFEDVKLLFQRDDQFSEETKSPYYAPTFTGEYALAFCRKPRQRIQGLISIIILTHNQLEHTKLCLQSIIEYTPQPYELILVDNGSTDGTIAYFRKFMNSHNNVRVIANKENLGFAAGNNQGLAFANGTYVLLLNNDTVVTEGWLARMLSVFERYLEVGIVGPVSNYVTGPQQVDRASYQSLEEMHHFAKQWSAEHVGQTMEVRRLVGFCLLCKREVIDRIGGLDEQFGIGNFEDDDFCVRAAAAGYKARIAIDAFIHHTGSQTFRGAGIDCQQTGERNWELFKKKWKLPQNLPFSVNYTLDLDTRDLSQYYIPVKARAGIPQLKEIPTLTHSAFKEKMTSIIIPVRSVHLNECVSFINKHTNQPHEIIFLEHDAAPKLKKQITKAIKWNNNYKCIKIDKKLDFAHSLNEGINKSIGEYIVILFDDVFVSEEWLSDMLECLQSDKNIGIVGVMSDEASSQQKVEDIDLRTLESRLSFRKINRNKRITIRIPDGFCMLFRRDMLVRIGLFDEIFGGNKHMFDDLCVRAVLEGYTNVIARNVFVQNKGGINRLLSQETTLFDEKWRNLDKPTPLAEKALIEKQINAIYKYFKGLHFHSPTINLLFTQSVDPRILRDLSDLPRLKMYILHKGSQIPAESIALFYNTDVVDRLQNITEPNIRNVQGVWDAVVLTGADMAPETMEAFLTMTNFKLLIIADGLSAQNTEQRTQAIDFLSQTGFEAICDKPLAYRWNQKSICGEYFFAKNRLADAIRLFEWALLDNPADEDALNNLGVVSFNLQRYSAAENFFFKAASFNRRNATTLDNLIQLYLSTNRLEDAADLLRERVLLEPNRGDLLSLLAACLHQLGQTAGAIDAYRKARELGAEPDAALEAAISDAERVDALQTAPSTQRNHHRILVINNLYPPQELGGYGRLLFDFTNILRSRGHSIQVLTSDTPYLGGTDGDAQDVDRSLVLFGGWQGGVCKQIEDKGEIVRIIRQNIERLNQVLREFQPDVCLLGNIDFLSKNIIDPILAKNIPIVHHLGNQAPGYAVSDTPKNKLYHLATASNWLRNVVKRSGYPLKDISVVYPGALVEEFRMRIPPAYDKLRIAYASIVLPYKGPHILINALKKLNDLGIDFSCSIAGTSTDENFVEQLKNFVAAHGMDDKIHFLGFLSREELKNLFACHNVLVFPSIVKEAFGISQVEAMAAGLAVVTSGTGGAKEIVEHGVNGIIFQSENDESLASELIGLAKDTKRWQSIAQAGQKRALETFDIERSVDALEECFEGLLKSRRR
- a CDS encoding ATP-binding protein, translating into MNPMPDLAPMLKQLRLSGILDSLNTRNRQAIEGKLTHMEFLSLIITDEIARRNQKKLEAAFRRANFRNQKTIEEFDFSFNPLINRSLIMELCSCRFMTERVSVFIIGPCGTGKSHLAQALGHCAIRNGFNVLFTTASKLLAQLSASQEPSLQVTSKIVHRNCDSRQLRASHSRRPL